The following are encoded in a window of Brevibacillus ruminantium genomic DNA:
- a CDS encoding N-acetyltransferase, with protein MFEVKRLNINYKTLEEFQRFREFGLEELSMKEDLEANIVENDSESPFYGIYENDLLIARMSLYKIDGKYDRYFSPAQDYYELWKLEVLPDYRGKDFGTALVNHAKSFGAPIKTNSRCRADQFWLKMGFTPVKYNPMRDRGENPYVWLPEGVGLQD; from the coding sequence ATGTTTGAGGTAAAACGACTAAATATCAACTACAAGACTTTGGAGGAGTTTCAAAGATTTCGCGAATTTGGCCTGGAGGAACTTTCGATGAAGGAAGACCTGGAGGCGAACATCGTGGAGAACGATTCCGAGTCTCCTTTTTACGGCATTTACGAAAATGATCTTTTGATCGCACGGATGAGTCTGTACAAAATCGACGGGAAGTACGATCGCTATTTCTCCCCTGCTCAGGATTACTATGAGCTGTGGAAGCTAGAAGTGCTGCCTGACTATCGCGGCAAGGATTTTGGTACTGCACTGGTTAACCATGCCAAAAGCTTCGGGGCACCGATCAAAACCAATTCCCGCTGTCGTGCTGATCAATTCTGGCTGAAAATGGGCTTTACTCCCGTGAAGTACAACCCGATGCGCGACCGCGGAGAAAATCCGTACGTTTGGCTTC